One genomic segment of Candidatus Sulfotelmatobacter sp. includes these proteins:
- a CDS encoding VWA domain-containing protein produces MKCWLKTARQASLRLPRLRQENLRRGLLFSAILALCALPSGAPSQDTTIRSQSNLVLIPALVKDQEGGIVYGLQAKDFLMEDNGVEQQVRLDEAPEGQPISLVVAIQRGRRAYAEFPRMQGLESMLDPLFALGTARVAVLEFDSKVDLTRNFTRDASLVEDDLRNLQPGDGGAAILDAVDYSVNLLKKEPEGRLRVLLLISETRDHGSHVKIEDTVAAIGHSNCVMYALAFSPALSNILDTGRGNNKPGTDMNEMHNGIDFIDLGYRMVQAMRKNVPSTVAMMTGGEYELFATKKKFDVRMNDFTNHLHSRYLLSFAPKSPRPGLHQLRVRLRNGGDGTVLARGSYWAQESAQ; encoded by the coding sequence ATGAAGTGCTGGCTGAAGACCGCAAGGCAGGCTAGTCTGCGACTGCCTCGCCTGCGACAAGAGAATCTGCGGCGCGGCCTCCTATTCAGCGCAATTCTCGCCCTGTGCGCACTGCCCAGCGGCGCTCCTTCTCAAGACACAACGATCCGCTCGCAATCGAATCTGGTGCTGATTCCGGCGCTGGTCAAAGACCAGGAAGGTGGCATTGTCTACGGCTTGCAGGCCAAAGATTTCCTTATGGAAGATAATGGCGTCGAGCAGCAGGTACGTCTTGACGAAGCCCCGGAGGGCCAGCCGATCTCGCTGGTCGTAGCCATTCAGCGCGGACGGCGGGCCTATGCCGAGTTCCCCCGCATGCAAGGACTGGAATCAATGCTCGACCCGCTATTTGCGCTGGGAACGGCGCGAGTGGCCGTGCTGGAGTTCGACAGCAAGGTGGACCTCACGCGAAACTTCACGAGAGATGCAAGCCTGGTGGAGGACGATCTCAGAAATCTTCAGCCCGGCGACGGCGGAGCGGCGATTCTCGATGCGGTCGATTACTCGGTAAATCTGCTCAAGAAGGAGCCGGAGGGCCGGCTGCGCGTGCTGCTGCTGATCAGCGAGACCCGTGACCACGGCAGCCATGTGAAAATCGAGGATACGGTGGCGGCCATTGGGCACAGCAATTGCGTGATGTATGCGCTGGCTTTTTCGCCCGCTCTCTCGAATATCCTCGACACCGGCCGCGGCAACAACAAACCTGGCACCGATATGAATGAGATGCACAATGGCATCGACTTCATCGATCTCGGCTACCGGATGGTGCAAGCCATGAGAAAAAACGTCCCGAGCACCGTGGCCATGATGACGGGCGGCGAATATGAACTCTTCGCCACCAAAAAGAAATTCGATGTGCGGATGAACGACTTTACCAATCATCTGCACAGCCGGTATCTATTGAGCTTCGCGCCCAAGAGCCCGCGTCCCGGACTGCATCAGCTTCGAGTGCGGCTACGAAATGGAGGGGATGGCACAGTGCTGGCGCGAGGCTCGTACTGGGCTCAGGAGTCAGCGCAGTAA
- a CDS encoding cell division protein ZapA, protein MATATKDQMVKDAQNASVRVEIFDQAYNLRGTDPDYILKLAAYVDAKMRAVAEATNTIDTVRLAVLAALNIADEYHLLKKKQDAGTTDYQKRAHLLADALDEVLAEDRKAG, encoded by the coding sequence ATGGCTACCGCAACCAAAGATCAGATGGTGAAAGATGCGCAGAATGCCAGCGTGCGCGTGGAGATTTTCGACCAGGCCTACAACCTGCGCGGGACCGATCCGGACTACATTCTGAAGCTGGCGGCCTATGTGGACGCCAAGATGCGCGCGGTGGCCGAGGCGACCAATACCATCGATACCGTGCGGCTGGCAGTGCTGGCGGCGCTGAATATCGCTGATGAATACCATTTGTTGAAGAAAAAGCAGGACGCCGGGACAACCGATTATCAGAAGCGGGCGCATCTATTAGCAGATGCGCTGGATGAAGTGCTGGCTGAAGACCGCAAGGCAGGCTAG